A genomic stretch from Oreochromis aureus strain Israel breed Guangdong linkage group 17, ZZ_aureus, whole genome shotgun sequence includes:
- the caprin2 gene encoding caprin-2 isoform X2 has product MVQLSPSPTLDITFPPENSKGREEDSVTDGILKMGSPAGLNTLQLNMEISTAYYGYETYIEDGLICLKHKIRNLEKKKLKLLGYRKRLKQGEVLNKDQMAAVEKYEEVLHNLDFARELHKTLDGLTQNLIKAQRKAMKKEQVAKVEEERRRLATVLQVQHLLASLQKEHVRRDLLAGQNQAPCVPGQQLHSLSQLTTLLGVKRDNRLSLQEQMEQAALAYMDLLEGKDKPVAGSSFKQLKAELTRLLNCEYFSCLPPPPSKTPEVVLSPASHTPILKSKSNEVSKEFFNRLYVSETEKEQDPPDCWDTELPDEPSSPQTAVLKPWRGAATLIPKVIPSTTRKPSADCKLRKEKKAKQEQNSKLVVGMDIPVEVFSSASALPKDPILRKQHLEELMTKIHGSFSFMQDSLLDGESSPTNDQLRLKRQPSGSPSILAKAGLRSPIDVLPKAMHSTPLPSRLTEHRVSLTNGNQSLETCDIELSPKDLPHESLQLAEKEIFPSPPLFRQESTVSSNLEEKSCPRTPVTDSGKQSPCNGVTSCASTPPQGQTFSTPPTRRSLTSAQFQSIQSVFKVSTSLTQTGEVNYKPDSVFTEPRYTTASTQTPPEFALSEEEAQPVYQSDYLVGNGGQIFQSPSQSGGVNRPGQSYYTRGSVRGMARGGKALAQTFRSSGWQRGGSYISPTHLRDSGPLFYAARDSGYQHNYRRGGRHNNSAWSDSSQVSSPDREGAFTIVDSGHGDSLSVSTVEVPLTPHGHHHTALLPMQLYPLSQPLRVAFTASRTANFAPGNLDQPIVFDQLHSNLGEMYDTHIGRFTCPVNGTYVFIFHILKLAINVPLYINLMRNEEVMVSAYANDGAPDHETASNHAILPLFQGDQVWLRLHRGAIYGSTWKYSTFSGFLLYQD; this is encoded by the exons ATGGTGCAGCTATCTCCTTCACCTACCCTGGATATCACCTTTCCACCTGAGAACTCAAAAGGAAGAGAAGAGGACTCGGTCACTGATGGTATCCTGAAGATGGGCTCACCTGCTGGGTTGAACACTCTGCAGCTCAACATGGAAATCTCCACTGCTTACTACGGCTATGAAACCTACATAGAAGATGGCCTCATCTGTCTCAAACACAAAATTCGCAACCTAGAGAAAAAGAAG CTGAAACTGCTCGGctacaggaagagactgaaacaGGGTGAGGTTCTAAACAAAGATCAAATG GCGGCTGTGGAAAAGTATGAGGAGGTGCTGCACAACTTGGACTTTGCACGAGAGCTCCACAAAACCCTGGATGGCTTGACTCAGAAT CTGATTAAGGCCCAGAGGAAAGCCATGAAGAAGGAGCAAGTAGCTAAGGTGGAGGAAGAGAGGCGACGTTTGGCCACTGTACTCCAGGTCCAGCACCTCCTTGCTAGCCTGCAAAAGGAGCATGTCAGGAGAGACCTTTTGGCCGGCCAGAATCAGGCACCATGTGTTCCAGGCCAGCAGCTACATAGTCTGAGCCAGCTCACCACCTTGCTTGGAGTCAAGAGAGATAACAGACTGAG TTTACAAGAGCAAATGGAGCAGGCGGCTCTGGCCTACATGGACCTATTGGAGGGAAAAGACAAGCCGGTGGCTGGATCCTCAT ttaaGCAGTTGAAAGCGGAGCTCACCAGGCTGTTGAACTGCGAGTACTTCAGTTGTCTTCCACCTCCTCCAAGCAAGACTCCGGAGGTGGTCCTGAGCCCAGCCAGCCACACTC CCATACTAAAGTCAAAATCAAATGAAGTTTCAAAGGAG TTTTTCAATAGACTATATGTGAGTGAGACGGAGAAGGAGCAGGACCCTCCTGACTGCTGGGATACGGAGCTCCCAGATGAACCTTCATCACCGCAAACTGCAGTCCTCAAACCATGGAGAGGAGCTGCCACTTTAATACCTAAAGTCATTCCATCCACCACGAGGAAGCCGTCTGCAGACTGCAAACTG aggaaagagaagaaggCCAAACAAGAGCAAAATTCAAAGTTG GTAGTTGGCATGGATATACCTGTGGAAGTTTTCAGTTCTGCATCTGCCTTACCTAAAGACCCCATCCTGAGAAAACAACACCTCGAGGAGCTCATGACAAAGATCCATGGCTCCTTTAGTTTTATGCAG GACTCTCTCCTAGATGGTGAGAGCTCGCCTACAAATGACCAGCTCAGACTGAAGAGACAGCCTTCTGGATCTCCCTCTATTCTGG CTAAAGCAGGTTTGAGAAGCCCAATTGATGTCCTACCCAAAGCGATGCAT TCCACTCCACTGCCCTCCAGGCTTACGGAGCACAGAGTCAGTCTGACCAATGGAAATCAGAGCCTGGAGACCTGTGACATAGAACTTTCACCAAAGGACCTACCTCAT GAGTCACTCCAGTTGGCTGAAAAAGAGATTTTTCCGTCACCGCCACTGTTTCGCCAGGAGTCGACTGTCTCCAGCAATCTGGAGGAAAAGAGCTGTCCTAGG ACACCAGTAACAGATTCAGGGAAGCAGTCGCCCTGTAATGGGGTAACATCCTGCGCTTCCACCCCCCCTCAGGGACAGACTTTCTCTACACCGCCCACCAGGCGATCTCTGACCTCTGCACAGTTTCAGAGCATCCAGTCA GTCTTCAAAGTGAGCACCTCCTTAACTCAGACGGGGGAGGTGAACTATAAACCAGATTCTGTTTTCACTGAGCCCAGATACACCACTGCCAGCACCCAGACACCACCTGAGTTTGCTCTCTCAGAGGAGGAGGCACAGCCAG TGTACCAGTCGGATTACTTGGTGGGTAATGGTGGACAGATCTTTCAGTCTCCAAGCCAGTCGGGTGGTGTGAATCGACCTGGCCAATCATACTACACCAGAGGCTCTGTGAGAGGTATGGCACGTGGTGGCAAGGCACTGGCTCAAACCTTTCGCTCCTCTGGGTGGCAACGAG GAGGATCCTACATCTCTCCAACTCATCTCAGGGACTCTGGTCCCCTCTTCTATGCTGCTAGA GATTCAGGGTACCAGCACAACTACAGGCGAGGAGGGAGACATAACAACAGTG CCTGGAGTGATTCTTCTCAGGTGAGCAGCCCAGACCGGGAGGGAGCATTCACAATTGTGGACTCGGGTCATGGGGATTCCCTGTCTGTTTCCACTGTGGAGGTCCCACTCACTCCACATGGACACCACCACACCGCCTTGCTGCCTATGCAGCTCTACCCGCTCTCCCAACCTCTGCGAGTGGCCTTCACTGCCTCTCGCACTGCCAACTTCGCTCCGGGAAATCTCGACCAGCCGATTGTATTTGACCAGCTCCATAGCAACCTAGGGGAGATGTACGATACCCACATTGGCCGCTTTACCTGCCCTGTGAATGGAACCTATGTCTTTATCTTCCACATCCTGAAGCTTGCCATCAATGTGCCGCTCTACATTAACCTCATGCGCAACGAGGAGGTGATGGTGTCGGCATACGCCAACGATGGAGCCCCAGACCATGAAACAGCCAGCAACCACGCCATTTTGCCGCTTTTCCAAGGAGACCAGGTGTGGCTCAGGTTGCATCGTGGAGCCATCTATGGCAGCACTTGGAAGTACAGCACCTTCTCTGGGTTTCTGCTGTACCAGGATTGA
- the caprin2 gene encoding caprin-2 isoform X3: MVQLSPSPTLDITFPPENSKGREEDSVTDGILKMGSPAGLNTLQLNMEISTAYYGYETYIEDGLICLKHKIRNLEKKKLKLLGYRKRLKQGEVLNKDQMAAVEKYEEVLHNLDFARELHKTLDGLTQNLIKAQRKAMKKEQVAKVEEERRRLATVLQVQHLLASLQKEHVRRDLLAGQNQAPCVPGQQLHSLSQLTTLLGVKRDNRLSLQEQMEQAALAYMDLLEGKDKPVAGSSFKQLKAELTRLLNCEYFSCLPPPPSKTPEVVLSPASHTPILKSKSNEVSKEFFNRLYVSETEKEQDPPDCWDTELPDEPSSPQTAVLKPWRGAATLIPKVIPSTTRKPSADCKLRKEKKAKQEQNSKLVVGMDIPVEVFSSASALPKDPILRKQHLEELMTKIHGSFSFMQDSLLDGESSPTNDQLRLKRQPSGSPSILAKAGLRSPIDVLPKAMHSTPLPSRLTEHRVSLTNGNQSLETCDIELSPKDLPHESLQLAEKEIFPSPPLFRQESTVSSNLEEKSCPRTPVTDSGKQSPCNGVTSCASTPPQGQTFSTPPTRRSLTSAQFQSIQSVFKVSTSLTQTGEVNYKPDSVFTEPRYTTASTQTPPEFALSEEEAQPVYQSDYLVGNGGQIFQSPSQSGGVNRPGQSYYTRGSVRGGSYISPTHLRDSGPLFYAARDSGYQHNYRRGGRHNNSAAWSDSSQVSSPDREGAFTIVDSGHGDSLSVSTVEVPLTPHGHHHTALLPMQLYPLSQPLRVAFTASRTANFAPGNLDQPIVFDQLHSNLGEMYDTHIGRFTCPVNGTYVFIFHILKLAINVPLYINLMRNEEVMVSAYANDGAPDHETASNHAILPLFQGDQVWLRLHRGAIYGSTWKYSTFSGFLLYQD; encoded by the exons ATGGTGCAGCTATCTCCTTCACCTACCCTGGATATCACCTTTCCACCTGAGAACTCAAAAGGAAGAGAAGAGGACTCGGTCACTGATGGTATCCTGAAGATGGGCTCACCTGCTGGGTTGAACACTCTGCAGCTCAACATGGAAATCTCCACTGCTTACTACGGCTATGAAACCTACATAGAAGATGGCCTCATCTGTCTCAAACACAAAATTCGCAACCTAGAGAAAAAGAAG CTGAAACTGCTCGGctacaggaagagactgaaacaGGGTGAGGTTCTAAACAAAGATCAAATG GCGGCTGTGGAAAAGTATGAGGAGGTGCTGCACAACTTGGACTTTGCACGAGAGCTCCACAAAACCCTGGATGGCTTGACTCAGAAT CTGATTAAGGCCCAGAGGAAAGCCATGAAGAAGGAGCAAGTAGCTAAGGTGGAGGAAGAGAGGCGACGTTTGGCCACTGTACTCCAGGTCCAGCACCTCCTTGCTAGCCTGCAAAAGGAGCATGTCAGGAGAGACCTTTTGGCCGGCCAGAATCAGGCACCATGTGTTCCAGGCCAGCAGCTACATAGTCTGAGCCAGCTCACCACCTTGCTTGGAGTCAAGAGAGATAACAGACTGAG TTTACAAGAGCAAATGGAGCAGGCGGCTCTGGCCTACATGGACCTATTGGAGGGAAAAGACAAGCCGGTGGCTGGATCCTCAT ttaaGCAGTTGAAAGCGGAGCTCACCAGGCTGTTGAACTGCGAGTACTTCAGTTGTCTTCCACCTCCTCCAAGCAAGACTCCGGAGGTGGTCCTGAGCCCAGCCAGCCACACTC CCATACTAAAGTCAAAATCAAATGAAGTTTCAAAGGAG TTTTTCAATAGACTATATGTGAGTGAGACGGAGAAGGAGCAGGACCCTCCTGACTGCTGGGATACGGAGCTCCCAGATGAACCTTCATCACCGCAAACTGCAGTCCTCAAACCATGGAGAGGAGCTGCCACTTTAATACCTAAAGTCATTCCATCCACCACGAGGAAGCCGTCTGCAGACTGCAAACTG aggaaagagaagaaggCCAAACAAGAGCAAAATTCAAAGTTG GTAGTTGGCATGGATATACCTGTGGAAGTTTTCAGTTCTGCATCTGCCTTACCTAAAGACCCCATCCTGAGAAAACAACACCTCGAGGAGCTCATGACAAAGATCCATGGCTCCTTTAGTTTTATGCAG GACTCTCTCCTAGATGGTGAGAGCTCGCCTACAAATGACCAGCTCAGACTGAAGAGACAGCCTTCTGGATCTCCCTCTATTCTGG CTAAAGCAGGTTTGAGAAGCCCAATTGATGTCCTACCCAAAGCGATGCAT TCCACTCCACTGCCCTCCAGGCTTACGGAGCACAGAGTCAGTCTGACCAATGGAAATCAGAGCCTGGAGACCTGTGACATAGAACTTTCACCAAAGGACCTACCTCAT GAGTCACTCCAGTTGGCTGAAAAAGAGATTTTTCCGTCACCGCCACTGTTTCGCCAGGAGTCGACTGTCTCCAGCAATCTGGAGGAAAAGAGCTGTCCTAGG ACACCAGTAACAGATTCAGGGAAGCAGTCGCCCTGTAATGGGGTAACATCCTGCGCTTCCACCCCCCCTCAGGGACAGACTTTCTCTACACCGCCCACCAGGCGATCTCTGACCTCTGCACAGTTTCAGAGCATCCAGTCA GTCTTCAAAGTGAGCACCTCCTTAACTCAGACGGGGGAGGTGAACTATAAACCAGATTCTGTTTTCACTGAGCCCAGATACACCACTGCCAGCACCCAGACACCACCTGAGTTTGCTCTCTCAGAGGAGGAGGCACAGCCAG TGTACCAGTCGGATTACTTGGTGGGTAATGGTGGACAGATCTTTCAGTCTCCAAGCCAGTCGGGTGGTGTGAATCGACCTGGCCAATCATACTACACCAGAGGCTCTGTGAGAG GAGGATCCTACATCTCTCCAACTCATCTCAGGGACTCTGGTCCCCTCTTCTATGCTGCTAGA GATTCAGGGTACCAGCACAACTACAGGCGAGGAGGGAGACATAACAACAGTG CAGCCTGGAGTGATTCTTCTCAGGTGAGCAGCCCAGACCGGGAGGGAGCATTCACAATTGTGGACTCGGGTCATGGGGATTCCCTGTCTGTTTCCACTGTGGAGGTCCCACTCACTCCACATGGACACCACCACACCGCCTTGCTGCCTATGCAGCTCTACCCGCTCTCCCAACCTCTGCGAGTGGCCTTCACTGCCTCTCGCACTGCCAACTTCGCTCCGGGAAATCTCGACCAGCCGATTGTATTTGACCAGCTCCATAGCAACCTAGGGGAGATGTACGATACCCACATTGGCCGCTTTACCTGCCCTGTGAATGGAACCTATGTCTTTATCTTCCACATCCTGAAGCTTGCCATCAATGTGCCGCTCTACATTAACCTCATGCGCAACGAGGAGGTGATGGTGTCGGCATACGCCAACGATGGAGCCCCAGACCATGAAACAGCCAGCAACCACGCCATTTTGCCGCTTTTCCAAGGAGACCAGGTGTGGCTCAGGTTGCATCGTGGAGCCATCTATGGCAGCACTTGGAAGTACAGCACCTTCTCTGGGTTTCTGCTGTACCAGGATTGA
- the caprin2 gene encoding caprin-2 isoform X1, with translation MVQLSPSPTLDITFPPENSKGREEDSVTDGILKMGSPAGLNTLQLNMEISTAYYGYETYIEDGLICLKHKIRNLEKKKLKLLGYRKRLKQGEVLNKDQMAAVEKYEEVLHNLDFARELHKTLDGLTQNLIKAQRKAMKKEQVAKVEEERRRLATVLQVQHLLASLQKEHVRRDLLAGQNQAPCVPGQQLHSLSQLTTLLGVKRDNRLSLQEQMEQAALAYMDLLEGKDKPVAGSSFKQLKAELTRLLNCEYFSCLPPPPSKTPEVVLSPASHTPILKSKSNEVSKEFFNRLYVSETEKEQDPPDCWDTELPDEPSSPQTAVLKPWRGAATLIPKVIPSTTRKPSADCKLRKEKKAKQEQNSKLVVGMDIPVEVFSSASALPKDPILRKQHLEELMTKIHGSFSFMQDSLLDGESSPTNDQLRLKRQPSGSPSILAKAGLRSPIDVLPKAMHSTPLPSRLTEHRVSLTNGNQSLETCDIELSPKDLPHESLQLAEKEIFPSPPLFRQESTVSSNLEEKSCPRTPVTDSGKQSPCNGVTSCASTPPQGQTFSTPPTRRSLTSAQFQSIQSVFKVSTSLTQTGEVNYKPDSVFTEPRYTTASTQTPPEFALSEEEAQPVYQSDYLVGNGGQIFQSPSQSGGVNRPGQSYYTRGSVRGMARGGKALAQTFRSSGWQRGGSYISPTHLRDSGPLFYAARDSGYQHNYRRGGRHNNSAAWSDSSQVSSPDREGAFTIVDSGHGDSLSVSTVEVPLTPHGHHHTALLPMQLYPLSQPLRVAFTASRTANFAPGNLDQPIVFDQLHSNLGEMYDTHIGRFTCPVNGTYVFIFHILKLAINVPLYINLMRNEEVMVSAYANDGAPDHETASNHAILPLFQGDQVWLRLHRGAIYGSTWKYSTFSGFLLYQD, from the exons ATGGTGCAGCTATCTCCTTCACCTACCCTGGATATCACCTTTCCACCTGAGAACTCAAAAGGAAGAGAAGAGGACTCGGTCACTGATGGTATCCTGAAGATGGGCTCACCTGCTGGGTTGAACACTCTGCAGCTCAACATGGAAATCTCCACTGCTTACTACGGCTATGAAACCTACATAGAAGATGGCCTCATCTGTCTCAAACACAAAATTCGCAACCTAGAGAAAAAGAAG CTGAAACTGCTCGGctacaggaagagactgaaacaGGGTGAGGTTCTAAACAAAGATCAAATG GCGGCTGTGGAAAAGTATGAGGAGGTGCTGCACAACTTGGACTTTGCACGAGAGCTCCACAAAACCCTGGATGGCTTGACTCAGAAT CTGATTAAGGCCCAGAGGAAAGCCATGAAGAAGGAGCAAGTAGCTAAGGTGGAGGAAGAGAGGCGACGTTTGGCCACTGTACTCCAGGTCCAGCACCTCCTTGCTAGCCTGCAAAAGGAGCATGTCAGGAGAGACCTTTTGGCCGGCCAGAATCAGGCACCATGTGTTCCAGGCCAGCAGCTACATAGTCTGAGCCAGCTCACCACCTTGCTTGGAGTCAAGAGAGATAACAGACTGAG TTTACAAGAGCAAATGGAGCAGGCGGCTCTGGCCTACATGGACCTATTGGAGGGAAAAGACAAGCCGGTGGCTGGATCCTCAT ttaaGCAGTTGAAAGCGGAGCTCACCAGGCTGTTGAACTGCGAGTACTTCAGTTGTCTTCCACCTCCTCCAAGCAAGACTCCGGAGGTGGTCCTGAGCCCAGCCAGCCACACTC CCATACTAAAGTCAAAATCAAATGAAGTTTCAAAGGAG TTTTTCAATAGACTATATGTGAGTGAGACGGAGAAGGAGCAGGACCCTCCTGACTGCTGGGATACGGAGCTCCCAGATGAACCTTCATCACCGCAAACTGCAGTCCTCAAACCATGGAGAGGAGCTGCCACTTTAATACCTAAAGTCATTCCATCCACCACGAGGAAGCCGTCTGCAGACTGCAAACTG aggaaagagaagaaggCCAAACAAGAGCAAAATTCAAAGTTG GTAGTTGGCATGGATATACCTGTGGAAGTTTTCAGTTCTGCATCTGCCTTACCTAAAGACCCCATCCTGAGAAAACAACACCTCGAGGAGCTCATGACAAAGATCCATGGCTCCTTTAGTTTTATGCAG GACTCTCTCCTAGATGGTGAGAGCTCGCCTACAAATGACCAGCTCAGACTGAAGAGACAGCCTTCTGGATCTCCCTCTATTCTGG CTAAAGCAGGTTTGAGAAGCCCAATTGATGTCCTACCCAAAGCGATGCAT TCCACTCCACTGCCCTCCAGGCTTACGGAGCACAGAGTCAGTCTGACCAATGGAAATCAGAGCCTGGAGACCTGTGACATAGAACTTTCACCAAAGGACCTACCTCAT GAGTCACTCCAGTTGGCTGAAAAAGAGATTTTTCCGTCACCGCCACTGTTTCGCCAGGAGTCGACTGTCTCCAGCAATCTGGAGGAAAAGAGCTGTCCTAGG ACACCAGTAACAGATTCAGGGAAGCAGTCGCCCTGTAATGGGGTAACATCCTGCGCTTCCACCCCCCCTCAGGGACAGACTTTCTCTACACCGCCCACCAGGCGATCTCTGACCTCTGCACAGTTTCAGAGCATCCAGTCA GTCTTCAAAGTGAGCACCTCCTTAACTCAGACGGGGGAGGTGAACTATAAACCAGATTCTGTTTTCACTGAGCCCAGATACACCACTGCCAGCACCCAGACACCACCTGAGTTTGCTCTCTCAGAGGAGGAGGCACAGCCAG TGTACCAGTCGGATTACTTGGTGGGTAATGGTGGACAGATCTTTCAGTCTCCAAGCCAGTCGGGTGGTGTGAATCGACCTGGCCAATCATACTACACCAGAGGCTCTGTGAGAGGTATGGCACGTGGTGGCAAGGCACTGGCTCAAACCTTTCGCTCCTCTGGGTGGCAACGAG GAGGATCCTACATCTCTCCAACTCATCTCAGGGACTCTGGTCCCCTCTTCTATGCTGCTAGA GATTCAGGGTACCAGCACAACTACAGGCGAGGAGGGAGACATAACAACAGTG CAGCCTGGAGTGATTCTTCTCAGGTGAGCAGCCCAGACCGGGAGGGAGCATTCACAATTGTGGACTCGGGTCATGGGGATTCCCTGTCTGTTTCCACTGTGGAGGTCCCACTCACTCCACATGGACACCACCACACCGCCTTGCTGCCTATGCAGCTCTACCCGCTCTCCCAACCTCTGCGAGTGGCCTTCACTGCCTCTCGCACTGCCAACTTCGCTCCGGGAAATCTCGACCAGCCGATTGTATTTGACCAGCTCCATAGCAACCTAGGGGAGATGTACGATACCCACATTGGCCGCTTTACCTGCCCTGTGAATGGAACCTATGTCTTTATCTTCCACATCCTGAAGCTTGCCATCAATGTGCCGCTCTACATTAACCTCATGCGCAACGAGGAGGTGATGGTGTCGGCATACGCCAACGATGGAGCCCCAGACCATGAAACAGCCAGCAACCACGCCATTTTGCCGCTTTTCCAAGGAGACCAGGTGTGGCTCAGGTTGCATCGTGGAGCCATCTATGGCAGCACTTGGAAGTACAGCACCTTCTCTGGGTTTCTGCTGTACCAGGATTGA